CTTTTCGGAGTAAGGATGATTAATTTAGGCTTATGGATGCTTGTTTGTAGATTTAATTCCTTAGTGGGTGCTATGATTGCAGCAGGTTGTGGTTATAGTTTATTGAATGAATTTATCTTGactaaaaaaaagtgaaaaaaaaaagtgtttttttttgggttctgattagaagtaaaataaaaaagttactgTCTCGtgatttcaattttttcttaatattttatttatttatatctcAGCAAATACCAAACACTGAAACACCACACGTTAGTTACTCCCCATGGGATAACAAGATTCCCCGCCTGAAATTCTCAAAATCATGGACTATTTCTTAATTATCTGCTTTCAACGTCTACACATCTCCAAACGAGACTTTCTCTGCAGCACCTAACCTCTCTATCTTGTGAATGGCTGGCTCAACCTCCAGTTCTACACTCAAGAAACTCGCTCTATTATTCCTCAACATatcctttctctttctcttctcatgTCTCTGTCTTACAACTACTAATCATCTCCATCCCAATCATCACAGTTCAACCTTACCAAACCAGTCCACTATTCTTCATGCCACCATAGCTGATGATGGCTGCAGTAAACTCCATGAACACCCAGATTTTGAAACCAAGTGTTTGTATGTCAAAACCCAAATAGGTTGCAGGCCTGATGGTTACTTAAACTATCTCCAAATCTTTTATTGCAACTTTGGCCAGTTCCCAATAATAGCCCATGTTGCAATTCTACTTTGGCTTCTTGTTTTGTTCTACCTCTTGGGGAACACAGCTGCCAATTACTTCTGCTCCTCCTTAGAGAGCTTGTCCAAAATCTTGAAGCTCTCTCCCACCATTGCCGGAGTAACCCTCCTTTCGCTCGGAAATGGCGCCCCGGATGTCTTTTCGAGCATCGTTTCTTTCACGGGATCAGGTGATGGTGATGTCGGCCTAAACAGTGTGTTGGGGGGAGCCTTCTTTGTGTCTACTATTGTGGTAGGTCTTATTAGCATACTAATTAGCCATCAAAAAGTGTCGGTTGATAAGTCCAGCTTCATAAGGGATGTcatctttttcttattctcCCTCTCCTCTCTTCTTGCGATCATAGCCATCGGAATAATCAATTTGTGGGGTTCCATTGCTTTTGTTGCTATTTACTTTGTCTATGTCGGTTCAGTCTCAGCCACACACATGAACAACGTAAGgaaattagagagagaaagagaccaATTATTGGTTCTCGGAGACACTAGCACTAGTCCTTTGTTGAGGCATATCGACGAAGAAAAAATAGTTGTTTCTGTtcaagatgatgatgataaagATGGTGTCGATGCTCAAGAACAGAAACTATATTCGTCTTTTGGTTATTTGGGGTATCTGTTGGAGCTGCCTCTGTCGTTGCCTAGAAGATTGACCATACCGGTTGTGAGCGAGGAAAATTGGTCCAAGCCATTTGCAGTTATTTCTGTGACTTTGGCACCAATGTCACTCGCTGCCCTTTTCAACACACAGGCTGAAAACGTGGGTTCCAGAACTAAATTAGTGGCTTACATAACAGCAGCTATTACTGGTTTGGTTTTTGGTAATCTTGCTTATTTGAGCACGAAAAAGTCAGGCCCACCAAACAATAACAAGTACTTGTTCCCATGGCTTGTGGGAGGGTTTGTGATGAGTGTGGCCTGGACTTACCTCACTGCTGAAGAACTGGTGTGTTTGTTAGAGTCGTATGGGAATATATTGGGGATTAGTCCTTCCATTCTGGGACTTACTATTCTGGCTTGGGGTAACTCTCTCGGAGATTTGATAGCTAATGTGGCCATGGCGGTTAACGGTGGGGCAGACGGAGCCCAGATTGCTATTACGGGCTGCTACGCCGGGCCGATGTTCAATACACTGGTGGGATTGGGGTTCTCACTGGTTTTGTCATCTTGGAAGGAGTATCCATCCTCATACGTCATTGTTATCGACCATTCTCTGTACGAGACGGTGGCGTTTCTGATGGTGGGGTTGCTCTGGGCGCTTGTCATGTTGccaaacaagaatatgaagCTGGATCGTTATATGGGGAGTGGCCTAATCGCAATCTACTTGTGttttctgtctctgaagctaGCCATGCTGCTGCTGTGATCGTGTAAATTAATAATATAAGTGCAGCACATCCAAGCGGTTACTTTTGAATTCTGTCATGGAGGGAGTGTGGAACAAATATTTAATGAATCATATTGAAGCGCTCCATCTTGCTCTATACatctctttgtttttcatttgcttgtttaagagcaagttcaccgttGGCTCAccaggtcacctactattcactttttttagtgtattttcattctctgggtcactAGCACAGTATATTTCATGCCCTGGGTCACCTTGGATCACTTTttgggtcaccatggtgacctacacagtgtatttcgtgcgtTGGGTcacccagagaatgaaaatatacactaaaaagcagtgaatagtaggtgacctggtgacccaatgggtgaacttgctctaagagcaactccaacagcttccttaTAATTTCAGTATAATATAGGAAAGCAAAAGTTAAACCtttagcatctttttcttctccaactctaacaaattctctattttacagcaatctctaaaatctccatatttttctttttttgctgtaaatataaggaatttggttttctctttcctcactttccctacaATAGGGAAAtttatagagaatctgttggagcaaaagaggctttttttccctaaagtggagaaaaatcaaaatatagggaagctgttagTGATAGATAAGCAACATATTCTTGGAAAATTAAGTGTTTTTGTTGATATATGGCCTGactttttccttaaacaaataaaaaataaaataaaaaatccctTGAAGCAGGGTAGATTCATACCTCGAAAAGACGAAAACTCAAAAGAAACATGTATATTTTTTACTTAAACTATGTTATAccggaaacaaaaaaaacttgCGAATCATCGGACTAAATAAGCCTAATCTCTTAAATCAATTAACAACAATTCAACTGTATAAGCACTCAAATGCATTACGATAAAATGATTTTGAGCTAAATGATTAATATAAAGTCACATACAATTTTAGGCAAAACCAAAGTAGAATATCAATCGAGTCATCTTAGCGTTGACCTTCGGGTCAAAGTGAGGATAAGCTATCGAATTAGTGAGGCGAAAAGGACCAACTACCATGGGTTTGTTCTTAGATGGATTAAAAATGTCATTATTATGGCTCCCACTGGAACCCTAGCGCCTCACACACTTTAGTGCATCGCTTCTACCAATCCATCATCAAATCTATAAGATTAGAATTGGCATCGTACCATTGGTTCTTCTAGCCGCCAAAGCCAATTTCAAGTCTTTATGTGAACCTGACTCATTATGCAGAAGGTGTTAACCTGATCGGCAacgaaacaaaagaaattatgTTCAACTATGCTTTAAACTAGATCTAATGGTGGTAAAgagttatttttttaatttgagttCTTTTGTTTTCCACAAATGGATCCATATTAACAGAAGTTGAGTATAATTCTATTAGTGTTCAAGTAAAtgcagaatatgtgtctgacccaaactctagattacttgacttagtggtaatagagttagaattagagataatatcggagaatcttggagatatccaatcaattgtaATATTATGTTTCCTTGTAGAACTCTGATTcgatgccttgtaatcctctatataaagagacccctattatcaatgaaagtacaactcaaTTTTTTCCCAAtttcggttttccttcaacacgttatcaacacgaagccctaaccctgaaaccctaaattcgtagccttcaaactcTAGCCACCACCGCCACATATATTGAAACCCTCAATCCCAGGATTCTAGAATCGGCAGCGGAACTACAGGAATCGACCAAAAAACCACCGAACCGACCACCGGAAGTATCGAACTAGCCCTCCAAGAAGAACAAAAGGGGATTCCTGCATTGGTTCACCACCTTCTGGACCTccgattgctaccaaatttttccatCAGCAGCTCTTCGATACCAAGATCTAGGAACCAGAAGAACAACTCCAAAAACCGGTCTCAAAGTTGCAAAACTAGCCAACAGAAAAGCCggcaaaatgaaagaaaaaaaagagaaaaaaaaaaggaaaggaaaagaagcccagaagcccaagacCAAGCCATAAGCCCAATGACGCAGACCCACAGACCCCCACAGCCACTTCAGCAAAGGGcccacagccacgtcagcaacacAGTCAGCAGCCACATAAGCACCCGGTCAATCAccgccggcgacttttccggccaaattttcCTGCGACCTatttctaggttttttttttttttttttttttttttttttttttttttttaagttcccgtttttagagtttttacatctaatttttcttatttttcagggacttgcaacctcccttcttctacccccctttctttatcataggggagaccaaattaagtcgaactgtgggggttcgtgctcactccaagcttggagcttgtagagtcctccaaacttagagtttgttgagataaaacgatcgactgCAAACATCATtctttcgatctaatccaatacctcttggaattgaatttcttagaagtgattacgctcagaaattcctaattttttggaagcgattacgcttagaaattttatatgtttttgtggtagcctttcacgctccgaaactaaccctaatttcttgttctctttcaggatgagtaacctgaacaaattggactttgctccattgggaacaactagctctgaatatcacaggtgggttcgtgatgtcggCCAGCATATCAAggcgatggaatcctggatacgattctcgagcctaaccaggacgtgctaactgctgagcaagctcaagctttggaagcaaatagagagcagccttagaggcaaataaggctaaagccatcatgctaatgactcgtcatatggatgattcgctccagtacgagtgtatgaatgaagaagaccccagaaggctatgggtctcactcgaagaaagatttggcaacgtccgtgactccttacttcctgacctagaagtgagatggcatagcctacgcttctgtgatttcaagtcagttcttgactacaactcataagcactttgcattaaatctttaatggaattatgtggtaaagagatcacaaatgcgatgttgattgagaagactctctctacattcctcgtctctgcattgatggttgctaagaactatcgaatcgatgttactgcaggacggatcacaaggtttcatgagcttattggagctatgaatgtcgctgaaaagcatgacaacatccttgtgaagaactataattcgagatccatataaacagagcatattccggaatccaattatagtcgcgcctctaagagagggcgccaagagcgaaaccctaatcttagggatacttctggacattctggtccatataattgctctacttgggaaggtaaccgccaaaataggcgaacacagaaccgaagaggtaaacatggaaagagagagggaggcaacgcctctagccatgttggtggcaccaccaacactaagagccatctagatgacactttcaaagcgccttaatcaatggagtctgagcaaagagatgtatgttcttgatgtggagtatctggtcattgggcacacatttgtagagctcgttaagaaattgtcaccgcctacaaagtatattgtgaagcaagaaaagctcacgatatggaacaagaaaatcaagaagatgatctagagtgaagggttgaagactacaaatctggctgggatcaatagatcgccaattttgtttaagtctttattttcccaagagatgtaataggcaattgccatatactttgtagtaaatatcaatggtttagtctttcttcaaagtagactagcccaaagtaagtgtgatgtctaggaaggttatgagattagtggtacttaagcgagccttgctccactatcatctctctactcacctggtcagaTTTATTTTGGAACTACttaaagaagttagacgactaccattgttttgcattacctagcattttggattagattttctttggtcaaagagacaatgatgtaactccattggcttatgaataaaatttcgagttcttttcgttatgactccattttgattctgagcatatgactttgtgactatgatggctgggccatcagtattgatTCAAGgccatggaatagcccaagttctcccttgccaaatggcaccttgattactgtcacagaaactctttacgctcttagggcaaatcataccctatgaatagccaacggattctatgcgaaaatgcatgttgagaacggaaatgagttcctttgcaatacctctaatgattgcgaacaaaagcgcatcttagagaagtttatatgtctctctagtggactctatgtcactattctagctattaatccaataaaagttatgagagaagatctcttagatttagacacatattggctttgtcatgacaggataggtcatcctagtcatgatatgatgattcttctactaaagacttcacatggacatcattttttttgagtgaaacaaagcatgaatcaaaaattgatttctagactaagtgtgaccgacgctggtacctagggcactgcctctatccaccaccagcctagggctagcgcagtccctatccatgacgccatggatggcatccatcatggtgatggcgccctaggtgatgctgcaatcaccaacttgcttcaaatagcgttttagacgctcaggcccaaccagaATTCtccttggttgcttctaaagcctcttgcTCATTTTataaagcccgttccttagggaaattaggactaagaccatcctctgcaaaggatatgaaaatacttattctgttcttacatagaatccatggggattctgtggactgattcaaccaacttgcgaacgtttaaatatctcatgatgattggttgacacgcaaacatgctggtcacgtgttgtgccattgtccacttgtaatgctgcttatgctacactccccaaatcatcctattcagtcaattggatttgacaatgctagagagtttacatcaaagactttaaTTTCGATGGTTGTTGCATTAGGACTGATGTTGGATATCATATTCCtatgaacacacccaattggtctcgcggaaaggactacgatggtagtctagacattggtaatgcgcaccaatctccttatatctgcttagggtgatgcaatatcgcatgcagctatgctaattcgtctatgacctactgccactcaatctacctctgcgttacagctagtgactggaacAAATATTGTACttcgcatatttgagtgtgccatttatatgccaattgcgccgccatagGACACTATGAttggtccttacagacgaatgggcaattacattggatttgagactccaatcgtccgccacttaatgcccttgcaaggcgatctcctcaCTGCAAGATTTgctgatgtcactttgatgagacagtcttcccatcattaggggagataagaacacgaatatTTAGCAGGAACAACAAGAATTATCCTGGCCTgttcccactatgtctcatctcgatccctgttaaagtgacgagatcacacacatttgttgcaaatatgcctgcaaggaaggacgtctcTACaaaaggacgtagcgccacccaaCACGGAGGTAGGCAGGGCACCAACGCCAAAAAGAGTGGCACTATGACGTTATGGGCCATGACCtgagctaggatgcatgggaggcccgtgggttcgaaggatactttggcacattccaatcctttgatcatcaagactcaaaatccgtctcatgagaatcttccgggttatggttatatTTGAGAGATgcttcaacgtcagaacctattcctgataatatagagctctatgaaaattacactagtatacatgatacgtgggatagaaactccatcataattgatgatgtagttgcgcattttgttgcgcatgattttgttgagtctgatgatatcgaaccacactccgttgatgaatgaaagttaacatagagaaatttggcataaatggaaagatgcgatccaggtaacgttggattctctaacgaagaggaaggttttttgagccaatgatgccaacacctcctaacataaaacatattgactaatgggtcttcgttagaaggtgtgatgagaaaaagatatggcaatctcgccttatggcgcaaggcttctcacaaaacgccctagaatcgactacgatgagacatattctctcgtaatggatgtcattgcactccactaccctgtcaatttggtagttttcaaataactgatcatgcagcttacgaatgtggtcactacgtatctctatagggatctagatacagaatatacgtGAAGGTTCATGGTAA
Above is a genomic segment from Rosa chinensis cultivar Old Blush chromosome 3, RchiOBHm-V2, whole genome shotgun sequence containing:
- the LOC112191393 gene encoding cation/calcium exchanger 1, with protein sequence MAGSTSSSTLKKLALLFLNISFLFLFSCLCLTTTNHLHPNHHSSTLPNQSTILHATIADDGCSKLHEHPDFETKCLYVKTQIGCRPDGYLNYLQIFYCNFGQFPIIAHVAILLWLLVLFYLLGNTAANYFCSSLESLSKILKLSPTIAGVTLLSLGNGAPDVFSSIVSFTGSGDGDVGLNSVLGGAFFVSTIVVGLISILISHQKVSVDKSSFIRDVIFFLFSLSSLLAIIAIGIINLWGSIAFVAIYFVYVGSVSATHMNNVRKLERERDQLLVLGDTSTSPLLRHIDEEKIVVSVQDDDDKDGVDAQEQKLYSSFGYLGYLLELPLSLPRRLTIPVVSEENWSKPFAVISVTLAPMSLAALFNTQAENVGSRTKLVAYITAAITGLVFGNLAYLSTKKSGPPNNNKYLFPWLVGGFVMSVAWTYLTAEELVCLLESYGNILGISPSILGLTILAWGNSLGDLIANVAMAVNGGADGAQIAITGCYAGPMFNTLVGLGFSLVLSSWKEYPSSYVIVIDHSLYETVAFLMVGLLWALVMLPNKNMKLDRYMGSGLIAIYLCFLSLKLAMLLL